A genomic region of Xiphophorus couchianus chromosome 9, X_couchianus-1.0, whole genome shotgun sequence contains the following coding sequences:
- the LOC114151370 gene encoding uncharacterized protein LOC114151370, with amino-acid sequence MADLPTDRLTPEPPFTNVGLDIFGPWTISTRRTRGGSANSKRWAVLFTCMSTRAVHIELVESMSTDSFINSLRRFFAIRGPAKLLRSDRGTNFVGACRELNIISKEAVVESYLQSKGCTWIFNPPHSSHMGGSWERLIGVSRRILDAMLLQTGHTHLTHEVLSTLMAEVMAIMNARPLVPVSNDPEMPTILTPAMLLTQKTSTVSAPSGEFKMGVLQGKQWKHVQCLADTFWKRWKQEYLSTLQVRRKWTRQEKNIKVGDVVLLKDSQAHRNDWPIGIIVKTLPSSDKIVRKVEVKTTKGGHAKIFHRPVSEIIVLLSEGF; translated from the coding sequence atggcagATCTGCCGACAGACAGACTTACACCTGAACCTCCATTCACAAATGTGGGCCTTGACATCTTTGGACCATGGACCATTAGTACACGTCGCACGAGAGGAGGAAGTGCTAATAGTAAACGGTGGGCAGTACTTTTCACTTGTATGTCAACCAGAGCTGTGCACATAGAGCTGGTGGAATCCATGTCAACAGATAGCTTTATCAACTCTCTGAGGAGATTTTTTGCTATCCGTGGTCCTGCTAAACTTCTTAGATCTGACAGGGGAACCAACTTTGTGGGTGCATGCAGAGAACTGAACATCATCTCCAAAGAGGCAGTGGTTGAATCCTATCTCCAAAGCAAAGGATGCACATGGATCTTTAACCCACCACATTCATCACACATGGGTGGTTCATGGGAGAGACTTATCGGTGTATCCAGACGCATTCTGGATGCTATGTTACTTCAAACAGGACACACTCATCTCACACACGAGGTTTTGAGCACTCTCATGGCTGAAGTCATGGCGATCATGAATGCCAGACCTTTGGTGCCTGTGTCTAATGATCCTGAGATGCCAACAATCCTCACTCCAGCCATGTTGCTTACTCAAAAGACAAGCACAGTGTCAGCTCCTTCTGGTGAATTCAAGATGGGTGTTCTCCAAGGTAAACAATGGAAACATGTCCAGTGTCTTGCAGACACTTTCTGGAAGAGATGGAAACAGGAATATTTGTCCACTCTACAAGTGCGCAGGAAATGGACTCGgcaagagaaaaacataaaggtcGGAGATGTTGTTTTGCTTAAAGACAGTCAAGCCCACAGGAACGATTGGCCCATTGGAATTATTGTGAAAACCTTACCAAGCAGTGACAAAATTGTACGCAAAGTAGAAGTGAAGACTACAAAAGGGGGACATGCTAAGATTTTCCACAGACCTGTCTCAGAAATTATTGTTCTGCTTTCTGAAGGCTTTTGA